One genomic region from Lineus longissimus chromosome 6, tnLinLong1.2, whole genome shotgun sequence encodes:
- the LOC135488921 gene encoding zinc transporter ZIP13-like isoform X1, whose protein sequence is MADTNRLPLLLLLVVIAALSVIAERQRTSTNEQKSAQKVTPDEHFDTSSPSDGDDMDNFQVSGGWADGPSENLWFYSLLSAGLVGLSGIFPLLVIPLEGGSSLKHGAAASKLKLLLSFAVGSLLGDVFLHLLPEAWMHVKKGQEHQHGTSIGLWVMCGILTFLIIEKIFPANSEEFEDNIEEEIPRLSDMKQVEDISAEVNHNQNIIQSKTSTISNKLPGNKQTVTKEDYLKHRYLKSNSMKSKSKEVLNGEGGNDEVMEYDTGGKKKNMEGTIHVRGYLNLMANVIDNFTHGLAVGGSYIVSTKVGLLTTFAIMVHEIPHEVGDFAILLRSGFDRWQAAKAQLFTASGSLLGAIVALTADSVEAAGDSTAWILPFTSGGFIYIALVTVAPDLLKEKDTWESFKQVMGVCLGVCTMAFVTILCG, encoded by the exons ATGGCAGATACAAATCGTCTGCCACTGCTGCTGTTGTTAGTCGTGATCGCGGCTCTGTCAGTGATCGCAGAGAGGCAAAGGACAAGCACGAATGAACAGAAATCGGCACAAAAAGTGACCCCGGACGAACATTTTGACACGTCGTCGCCTTCGGACGGGGACGATATGGACAACTTTCAAGTGTCTGGAGGCTGGGCTGATGGCCCGTCAGAAAACTTGTGGTTTTATTCTTTGCTCTCTGCAGGATTGGTTGGACTTAGTGGGATTTTCCCTCTGCTTGTGATTCCCCTTGAAGGTGGCAGTTCCTTGAAACATGGAG CCGCTGCCTCCAAGTTGAAGTTGTTGTTAAGTTTTGCTGTTGGTAGTCTTCTGGGTGATgtgtttcttcatcttcttcctgAGGCATGGATGCATGTCAAGAAAG GTCAGGAACACCAGCATGGAACCTCCATTGGATTATGGGTAATGTGCGGCATCCTCACATTCTTAATCATCGAAAAAATATTTCCTGCCAACTCGGAAGAGTTTGAAGATAATATT GAGGAAGAAATCCCTCGTCTCTCAGACATGAAACAAGTGGAGGACATATCGGCGGAAGTCAACCATAATCAAAACATCATCCAATCAAAAACAAGCACAATTTCAAATAAACTGCCAGGAAATAAACAGACAGTAACAAAAGAGGACTATCTCAAACACAGATACTTGAAGTCAAATAGCATGAAGAGTAAAAGTAAAGAGGTGTTGAATGGAGAGGGAGGGAATGATGAGGTGATGGAATATGATACAGGAGgcaagaagaaaaacatggagGGGACGATACAT GTCCGCGGTTATCTCAATCTCATGGCAAACGTGATTGATAATTTCACGCATGGTCTGGCGGTGGGCGGGAGTTATATTGTCAGTACAAAG GTTGGCTTACTGACAACATTTGCAATCATGGTGCATGAGATCCCACATGAGGTCGGCGACTTTGCGATCCTGTTACGATCTGGGTTTGATCGATGGCAGGCTGCAAAAGCTCAG TTATTTACAGCGTCTGGGTCACTGCTTGGTGCTATTGTTGCATTGACTGCAGATTCTGTTGAGGCGGCCG GTGATTCGACTGCTTGGATTTTACCGTTCACATCTGGAGGTTTCATCTATATCGCATTGGTGACTGTTGCCCCTGACTTGTTGAAAGAGAAGGACACTTG gGAATCTTTCAAGCAAGTGATGGGAGTTTGCCTTGGTGTGTGCACAATGGCGTTCGTGACGATCCTCTGTGGATGA
- the LOC135488921 gene encoding zinc transporter ZIP13-like isoform X2 — protein sequence MHVKKGQEHQHGTSIGLWVMCGILTFLIIEKIFPANSEEFEDNIEEEIPRLSDMKQVEDISAEVNHNQNIIQSKTSTISNKLPGNKQTVTKEDYLKHRYLKSNSMKSKSKEVLNGEGGNDEVMEYDTGGKKKNMEGTIHVRGYLNLMANVIDNFTHGLAVGGSYIVSTKVGLLTTFAIMVHEIPHEVGDFAILLRSGFDRWQAAKAQLFTASGSLLGAIVALTADSVEAAGDSTAWILPFTSGGFIYIALVTVAPDLLKEKDTWESFKQVMGVCLGVCTMAFVTILCG from the exons ATGCATGTCAAGAAAG GTCAGGAACACCAGCATGGAACCTCCATTGGATTATGGGTAATGTGCGGCATCCTCACATTCTTAATCATCGAAAAAATATTTCCTGCCAACTCGGAAGAGTTTGAAGATAATATT GAGGAAGAAATCCCTCGTCTCTCAGACATGAAACAAGTGGAGGACATATCGGCGGAAGTCAACCATAATCAAAACATCATCCAATCAAAAACAAGCACAATTTCAAATAAACTGCCAGGAAATAAACAGACAGTAACAAAAGAGGACTATCTCAAACACAGATACTTGAAGTCAAATAGCATGAAGAGTAAAAGTAAAGAGGTGTTGAATGGAGAGGGAGGGAATGATGAGGTGATGGAATATGATACAGGAGgcaagaagaaaaacatggagGGGACGATACAT GTCCGCGGTTATCTCAATCTCATGGCAAACGTGATTGATAATTTCACGCATGGTCTGGCGGTGGGCGGGAGTTATATTGTCAGTACAAAG GTTGGCTTACTGACAACATTTGCAATCATGGTGCATGAGATCCCACATGAGGTCGGCGACTTTGCGATCCTGTTACGATCTGGGTTTGATCGATGGCAGGCTGCAAAAGCTCAG TTATTTACAGCGTCTGGGTCACTGCTTGGTGCTATTGTTGCATTGACTGCAGATTCTGTTGAGGCGGCCG GTGATTCGACTGCTTGGATTTTACCGTTCACATCTGGAGGTTTCATCTATATCGCATTGGTGACTGTTGCCCCTGACTTGTTGAAAGAGAAGGACACTTG gGAATCTTTCAAGCAAGTGATGGGAGTTTGCCTTGGTGTGTGCACAATGGCGTTCGTGACGATCCTCTGTGGATGA